From the Cryptomeria japonica chromosome 2, Sugi_1.0, whole genome shotgun sequence genome, one window contains:
- the LOC131859353 gene encoding uncharacterized protein LOC131859353 produces MGEAKVINRIIMDYSLFSSQKVNRAKSKIFFLNVSPLVQSRLTHFWGFFVGQFPCKYLGILFSTGSEKHNFWEQISRAISSRILSWSHKWLSFSGKIVLIKAILNVVPIYLLSVLKAPKKTMIALHSVLRSFIWNENVNKKGRIPLLAWDRICAPRDKGGGGVKDIGKQNLALGDKLVWKLYKQPSSKWASILFAKYLNNGSREAIFTASSLPKGSIIWNFMVECRSVIFPGLSWLVHNGRKARFWEEIWNGFPTLFSLRDWSPLMSSLKSSWGIFVADYICVDSSGLLPVAKWKSIDSLPVDQDIKSTFVEELNKRVKGYDLPYKLFWHAACLPKAGAFAWIFRKNSSTLQDVLFCIEKLISETVLAFIYKGISLHNTFTPWDNWITKHWPALQSLPLIGAISKTRSSLNRKEVVWLPPSASKYKLNFAGASRGNPGKSAIGIVVSDNRDCIIKAQCQCISNGTNNVVELHALSTRLDLLLSLHLLDVVIEGDSQGSQQGGGLPGQ; encoded by the exons ATGGGGGAAGCTAAGGTCATCAATAGGATCATTATGGACTATTCTTTGTTCTCTAGTCAGAAGGTCAATCGGGCCAAGTCTAAAATTTTCTTTCTTAATGTTTCCCCGTTGGTGCAGTCCAGGTTGACTCATTTTTGGGGTTTCTTTGTTGGCCAGTTCCCTTGTAAGTATTTAGGTATTCTGTTTTCTACTGGTTCAGAGAAGCATAATTTTTGGGAACAGATTTCGAGGGCCATTTCTTCAAGAATACTTTCTTGGTCTCATAAGTGGTTATCTTTTTCAGGAAAAATTGTGCTTATTAAAGCCATTTTAAATGTGGTTCCCATCTATCTATTATCTGTTCTAAAGGCTCCTAAGAAAACTATGATTGCTCTACATTCAGTATTACGGTCTTTTATATGGAATGAGAACGTTAACAAGAAAGGTAGGATCCCTCTATTGGCATGGGATAGGATTTGTGCTCCGAGAGATAAAGGGGGTGGAGGGGTTAAGGATATTGGTAAGCAGAATTTGGCCCTTGGTGATAAGTTAGTTTGGAAGCTATATAAACAACCCTCTTCTAAGTGGGCATCTATTTTATTTGCAAAATATTTGAATAATGGTTCTAGGGAGGCCATTTTTACTGCTTCTTCGCTCCCTAAAGGGTCTATAATCTGGAATTTCATGGTTGAGTGCAGATCTGTCATTTTTCCAGGGTTGTCCTGGCTTGTCCATAATGGTCGAAAGGCCAGGTTTTGGGAGGAAATCTGGAATGGTTTCCCTACACTTTTTAGCCTTAGGGATTGGTCACCTCTTATGTCTTCCCTCAAATCTTCTTGGGGTATATTTGTGGCTGATTATATTTGTGTGGATTCCTCGGGCCTCTTACCCGTGGccaaatggaaatcaattgattctCTTCCGGTGGACCAAGATATTAAATCTACATTTGTGGAGGAGCTAAATAAAC GTGTTAAGGGATATGATTTGCCATATAAGTTATTTTGGCATGCTGCCTGCCTTCCAAAAGCAGGGGCTTTTGCTTG GATTTTTAGGAAGAACTCTTCCACTTTGCAAGATGTGCTCTTCTGTATAGAAAAATTGATCTCCGAGACTGTCTTGGCCTTCATTTACAAGGGCATTAGTCTTCACAATACTTTTACACCATGGGACAATTGGATTACCAAGCATTGGCCAGCTTTACAGTCGCTCCCTTTGATTGGGGCCATTTCTAAAACAAGGTCCTCATTAAATAGGAAAGAGGTGGTCTGGTTGCCTCCCTCGGCTTCTAAGTACAAGTTGAACTTTGCTGGAGCATCCCGTGGTAACCCTGGGAAATCTGCCATTGGTATTGTGGTTTCTGATAATAGGGATTGTATTATTAAAGCACAATGTCAGTGTATTTCTAATGGGACTAATAATGTGGTTGAGCTTCATGCTCTTTCTACTAGGCTTGATCTGCTCCTTTCATTGCATTTGTTGGATGTTGTTATAGAAGGTGACTCCCAG GGAAGCCAACAAGGTGGCGGACTTCCTGGCCAATAA